The genomic stretch ttagatcctattttattttatttattttatttgtatgttgtGGATTTTGCCAggatgttctttttatttttaatatttattattattttactgttgcTCTACCATAATGCTATAGTATTGTATTAAGTCCTAACTCTAATGTAAGATTCCtttccatattttttaattgaccAGACAAAAATCACAAGTAACAGCACATCTGTCCTGTGAGGAATAGTTTCTAAATTAATTCAGTGTGGAAGCGAGATATTTTGAGAGCAGCAAACACCAGAAATGACGCACATTAAACGTGTTGCTGTGAAAGCACACATGCTACTGGAACCCTGGAACAGATCTAAAATAAGCTTGAAcaatcaatacacacacacacacacacacatgtacagtaCAATGGTTCATGGGATGACAATGCAGCGGATCAAGGTCAGGACACACATGCATTAGGAGGTGTTTGAGTTCCCAGAGGCCTGTGTGTGTGGCACACATGCTGAAAGTCTGTATGAAATATTGATGAGTAGTAAATTTGCACAGCGCTGCCGTGTAACCACTCTGTGTGTGCTTTCAAACAACTAACATCATCAACTGCATCTTCACGTCCGTTTCCATTTACTTCTGATGACTTTTGACCTATAAAAATGTCAGGGGattataaaagtaacatttcatGAAAAGTGGGTTAGCGCTGtgttttctaaataaccttTAGTAtgattattgatatattttacatgGTTCAGGCAGattacaatagtttttttttttttatctgaaactTTAACAAAGAAAATACGATTGTTTAAAAAGGGACttttattctaaatgttttcGTTCACCTCTATCAATATGAAATGAGtattgtttgcttgtttatttgtttcctttttagtcaaaaatgtctttaagaatgtaaaaataaaattaaaatattgcactTTTGAAAATCGTTTCAATCAGCATTTAAATGCTGCaacatgtaacatttaaatccttttagaacagtttttttaattatttataaaatatagtatttaatgttggattttaaagcttttaaatgtttgattaagtttgcatttttaataatatataataattattattattattatatataataatattatattatatattattatataataatacattttaattaataatattttataatattatataatcatattattttatatttaataatagctTTAACAGTAatctgaaaaaattatataaaatttgaataatataatatatacacttaCCAATTAAccataaaactatttaaagtcTCTGCATCATGGAAAGTTGAacctgtctgtgtctgtgtgtctcaggtctCGCTATAGGAGACGTGCCAAATAACCAGCCGATAGGAATCGTGATGACGGTTCTGGGGGTGGTGGTGCTGGACTTCTGCGCGGATGCGACGGAGGGCCCCATACGAGCGTATCTGCTGGACGTGGCCGACACCGAGGAGCAGGACATGGCCCTCAACATCCACGCTTTCTCTGCAGGTCTGCCTCGGCTCAGGCACAAACCACATTCACGCTGCTTCAAACCGCTTTGAGTTCGATCTCATTGTTTATGTGACCGTCAGCTACAGTCtatcactcaaaaaaaaaaaaaaaaaaaaaaaaaaagttttcctgaacgtctgtacattttttttaaagtaagatATATTCACTTGAGACTTTTTCTTAGCTTTTAGCCCTccatattagaatttttttctttttgcagactattttgatcaaaaatcaatatgcctttctaaaaaaaaatgctttatttcaaAGGGAAAACAAGTTTATTTGTTCTTACCTCACTGACAGATATTGCTCTTGATTTAGGCATACACATAGTATTTCAAGTAATTTCCTCCTTTAGGTGTGTTTAGATACTTTTCCTATCTAGTatgtttttccccttttttctaaaataaatatatttttggcaatgtaatttgtagcacaaatatttcaattttactaAATCAATAATTTCCTTGAgaatatttgtcttgttttaatcaatttatttttagattaaaagaaaatatatttaaaaaaaaaaaaacacaaacatttgatCAGTGACATCACTTTCCTTCACaagtaaatgtgtaaaaaaaaaaaaaaaaagtacattttaaaattcttaaatattgtataatttttatgcattcatgGAAAACAGGAATACTAAATGAGAAAGTACTTGCACCAATACTAAATGAGAATATAGTTTTTacatgttgcatttaaaaaacgcTTCTCAAAAAGCCAAAAGCTTTATTATTGTGTTGAGAGAAAATGATCTGtcattgagaaaataaaaaaaacattttatacccCATGACACTTTTTTCCCTCATTTTGGTTCAAGGAAATGTATAttgatttaataacatttagatatttgtactacaatatatttattctgGAAATGGGGGAAAAATACAGTTTAGGAAGTATTAGAGTATATGCATATAGAATGAGTGCTAAACTGTGTATGTTGTGTTTAAGGGCTCGGAGGGGCGGTCGGTTACGCCCTCGGTGGTCTTGACTGGACCCACACCTTCTTGGGTCGAACCTTCAAGTCTCAAGAGCAAATTCTGTTCCTGTTCGCCGCGGTTCTGTTCACTGTTTCGGTGGGTCTGCATCTGTTCAGCATCGAGGAGCAGCAGTTCAGCCCCCAACAGGACCGTCTGGACGAAGAGGCGGAGACCAATTCCAGTGTTAAAACCGCATCGCACCAACCCCAGCTCGAAATGATCCACGAGGACGAGCCCTACGAGCATTACGACCTCTACGCCGACCGGCGATCGGAGCGAGACCTGGACATGGACTTTTTAGACGTGGACATCGTTCGGAGTAAAAGCGACTCCGTTTTGGCGATGGCCGACGCTACGCTGGACCACCACGACATGCTGTTTCTGCGTGAAATCGAGCCGTCTATCTTCCAAGATCGCATTTCTTCCTATCACGGGTCGCCGCCGCGGCGCAGCAGCAGCGTAGAGAGCCAAGAGTTCCTGCGCGGAAAATTTAGCAGGCTATCTGTGTTCCTGCAGCACGCCGAACGTGACGGAGAAGAAGCTCTGCTTAACAGCCAGCTCAACCAATCCAAATCGCCCAACGGACACGCGATGGACCTCAACGGCCACGGGCCGCCCGGAATCAAACCCTCCAGCACCAATGCTTCCATGCGCCGCAGACGTCACACTTTCTACCGACAGTCGTCCTGCACCTTCTCCTATTACGGCCGGGTCGGATCCCACCGCTACCGCTACCGGCGTGCCAACGCCGCGTTCCTCATCAAACCGTCCCGCAGCATGAACGACATCTACGAGATGGAGAAGCGGCAGAAGCAGAGGAGCGCGCAGAGAACGAGGCACCAGAGCGGGAACACCAACTCCAGCGGGGACACGGAGAGCGAGGAGGGCGAGGCCGAGACCACCGTCCGTCTGCTCTGGATGTCCATGCTGAAGATGCCCAAAGAGCTGTTCAGGTTGTGCGTGTGTCATCTGGTCACGTGGTTCTCCATCATCGCTGAGGCTGTGTTTTACACCGACTTCATGGGGCAGGTCATCTACGAGGGCGACCCGACGGTGAGCGTTGCATTGCTAATTAAACTGCATCTAATGAGACATACATTGCATATGAGTTGACAGGTTTGGTCAGGTTATGCATgccctgggaatcgaacccacaACCTCAGCACTGCTAGTGCAGTTttatgcaaaaacattcatGTAACTCAAACAGTAGCACAGTTCATGCATTCTTTGGGAATTGAACCCACAACCTTGGCATTGCTAATGCCATGCTCTATTATTTGAGCTATGATAatgtagaaaaacattcatgtaGCTCAAACAGTAGCACAGTTCATGCATTCTTTGGGAATTGAACCCACAACCTTGGCATTACTAATGCCATGCTCTATTATGCATgccctgggaatcgaacccacaACCTCAGCACTGCTAATGCAGTTttatgcaaaaacattcatGTAGCTCAAACAGTAGCACAGTTCATGCATTCTTTGGGAATTGAACCCACAACCTTGGCATTGCTAATGCCATGCTTTATTATGCATgccctgggaatcgaacccacaACCTCAGCACTGCTAATGCagttttatgtaaaaacattcaTGTAGCTCAAACAGTAGCACAGTTCATGCATTCTTTGGGAATTGAACCCACAACCTTGGCATTGCTAATGCCATGCTCTATTATGCATgccctgggaatcaaacccacaaCCTCAGCACTGCTAATGCagttttatgtaaaaacattcaTGTAGCTCAAACAATAGCACAGTTTATGCAATTCTTTGGGAATTGAACCCACAACCTTGGCATTGCTAATGCCATGCTTTATTATTGGAGCTATGATAATGTAGAAAAGcattcctgtagctcaaacagtAGCACATGGTGCATTGGCTTTGCTGAGGCTGCGGGTTGGATTCCCAGGCAATGCATGAACTGTTCAAATGTAGTTTCAATGCATACAATGCAAGCAAAGCATGGGGAATCTTTCACcctaaattataattttagtgTCATTTACCCACAAAGGCAACTAAATAGTGAGAGAAACATTAAGGTACACATACATTCTATCAGTTCATCCATTCCTTGGGAATCGAACCCACAACCTCGGCACTGCTAATGCAGTTTTATACCAAAATATTCCTGTAGGTCAAACAGTAGCAAAGTTCACGCATTATTTGGGAATTGAACCCACAACATTGGCATTGCTAATGCCATGCTTTATTATTTGAGCTATGATAATGTATAAAAGCATTTCTGTTGTTCAAGCACTAGAACATTATGCATTACTGTCACAGAGGTtgtgggttcgattcccaggaAATACATGAACTGATCGAACGTATGTGAATCTTAAATGCAAAGTTGCACTAATTGAATGTACAGCTTTAATGGATACAATGTAATATTGTACTTGTTTGCATGTGTcatatgttttgttattaaaaacaaaaaattgacaatttcattaaaaaaattcagtgaTTTAATAGAGCACTTACTAAAGGATGCATTACTCAAGTATTACCTCAGAATTCCTTgaagtaaatatttcacatcaaaAGGGTTCATCTGACAGAGAACTTTGGAAATCCCTGTTTAGTCAGTCAAAAAAActagatattaaaaatatttttgaaaataattcttATTTGGGATTGCTGGCAGTAAGCAGTATGGTTTGAAAGATGCAACATGGTAAAATTTAGCAAATGACTAAAATCCATAAAATTTCGGtctaataacaaaatatttgctTCAAGCTTAAAGTGGAAGATGGCGTTCTTTCACTGCCACCCAGTTTTTACCCTGAGTGTGTCTCTGCAGGCCCCGCTGAACTCCACCGCCCTTCATAACTACCACAGAGGGGTTCAGATGGGCTGCTGGGGGCTGGTGATTTACGCTGCCACCGCCGCCATCTGTTCAGGTACGTATCCTGACACCAGAGATCACCAGTCTGATCTGTTCGAGTGTAATTCTTCATCTGTGTGTCTTTTTGTCAACGTAGCTGTACTGCAGAAGTACCTGGATAACTTTGACCTCAGCATAAAGGTCATCTACATCCTGGGCACTCTGGGCTTTGCCATCGGTACGGCCGTCATGGCGATCTTCCCCAATGTCTACGTCTCCATGGTGATGATCAGCAGCATGGGCATCATCTCCATGAGCATCTCGTACTGTCCGTACGCGCTGCTGGGCCAGTATCATGATAATAAAGAGGTCAGAGGCTCTTACGTTCATCTCTGTGAGACAGTAATCCTGCCGTATTAAAGCTAATCCCAGTGTTAGTCCTAATCTTTGTCCTGACCGCTACACAGAACTCAGGGTTGAGGGTGACACTTTAATAAGTAACAGGCATTACATGTCATCAAATTACTTTCTTGGTCTAAATAACAGTGTAAGTAGCTGGCTTGAATATGTTGTTAAGTATCATTACAacaattaagtaatttttttaaatgtagctttaCTGGTAATCAGCAGTTTCTGGACTGAGATCTCATAGAGGGCAGAATCATTGGATGCTGACACGCGACCCGTGTGTTTTCTGCCGTTCGCAGTACGTCCATCACAGCCCCGGCAACTCCAAGCGAGGTTTTGGCATCGACTGCGCCATCCTGTCGTGTCAGGTGTACATCTCTCAGATCCTGGTGGCGTCGGCGCTGGGAGCGGTCGTGGACGCGGTGGGCAGCGTGCGCGTCATTCCCATGGTGGCCTCCGGCGGCTCCTTCCTGGGCTTCCTTTCCGCCTGCTTCCTCGTCATCTACCCGGGCTCCGGCGGAGAGGCCGAGCAGACGCGAGCGCTGACGGGCCCCGATAACAACGGCGTGGCCGAGAAACCCAGCTTCCTCAAGCTCACGCGCAAAGGCGCCGCCACCACCACCTGCAAAGTGGAGTGCGAATCCACGCTGTGAAAGCCGTCGGGAGGCCAACATCTCATGCCGAGTTCACACTGCGCGATTTCACTCAACAAGTTTGGCGAAAGAATCGAAAACGGAGGCAAATTCTTGCTCGTTAACGCAAAGATGCAATCGGAGCTACACTAGGGCTGCGCGATTAATCGAACGAGACGACCGTGTGTATTTTATCAGACGCATCTCCGCACAGAGCCGTAGTTCACTGATAAGCTACGCTAGACAGGAATCGAAGCTTCGAATCAATTGATTCGCAAAATGACTCACTGTTTCGAAGCGTCCGAAACACCACACACTTGGTTGAACGTGTGCAGACGcaacaaaaacttaaaaacaatggTTAAAGCATGCGTAgtgaaagcttaaaaatgcgTCAAGTGCAACAAAATTAACAGGATAAAATATGACGTGTCTGTATAATAtgtggttttaaaaatatattaatttgcagGGCTTGCTGGTTTTATGTGCGTCTGTCACATGCAGGCCAGTGAGGGATTCTTTACTACTTCTTATACAAACGTCTCGTTGAACTCATATTTGGTTGTAtgtttattagttaattagtcaGTAGACGGACAACTGATCACATCACTGACAAGAATGGCTATCGCAGCTTTTGCTTTATCACCATTTCATTTCGATTTATCGTGCAGCTCAATGCACCCTTAAAAGTAAAGGTGCACCACAAAGAAAAAATCGTTTTCGGTCTTTTAACGAAGCGTCTACCTTTTTATAATCCAGAACCTTCTTTCGCCACCAAGAACCTTTTTTGATGTTAAAGTGCGCATTATTATAGGCTGTGAAAAgttcaaaaactattttcattttcttataatatgcagtttttttccaaacccctccggCGATCGGTCGATTTCATTCAAAGCGGTGTTAGTAACCTTTTACCTttccaaaagcggcacctagtggcaaagaacgaattagcattttcattcagaccaacgtgaAAAGATCAAACGGGCGTGCGGCCGATATGCTAATGGCCGAGTTTGGCGTCGACTTAAAATAGCTGGTTTGACTTTCTTTAAGGaaccaaaaaaatcttacaTGGCATCGTGTAAATATGGCGACTTTGAAAATGGCGCAGAGTGAACTCGGCATAACATTCCCCACGCGTTTCTACACACATGGAGCCGGCCGGTGGACAGAAGGCACggttgtcttgtttttgttggtCTGTCTGTGTTTGGCCTGGTGTTGCGGGTCTCAGGGCTGCGTCTCAGGGCCACCAGGGGGCGACTCTGGGCTGAACTCTtcaggggagagagagagagaggccgaGCTgggtctctctcgctctccacCACATGCACTTCCCTTGCACACTTCCATTCGAAGCTCATCCTACAGATCTAATATAGAGAATCTCTATTATAAGTTAATGGCTAGAAAACTTTAtcttttcctatttttttaacGGAGGACATTATGATTACCAAACGTTGCCCAGTGCAATAATAACAGCCGTTTCGTGACGAAGGCTTTGTTTTAGTGGTGTTATGCAGGCGAAAGGGTGAATCTCACGAATGCATGGAGTATTTTATATCTCGCAGAAAATACCAGGAATTCTTTGCGCATTCGCAGGAAATGATGGAGCTTTTGGAACCGAATTTCGACATTATTTTCACGACAGGTCTTgctgatatatttattaatgggaaaaaaaatattatttaaatgtaatgtttaataaaaaaattaattaaataaaatatacataggTTTAATCAGCTATAAAGTGAAATCGCAATGcctataaatgcatttataatcaCAAACAAcaggaaatgcattttttttttccatttatttagcaaaaattaaaagcagTAAAACAACACTACCGCTGGACAATATTCATGCATTCACACTGTACTTTAAAGCTGCATAAAATATACTATTGTGTAGATATGCATACATTTACTCTTAGTACATTACAGttgtgaataaatgtttaattgtcgTGAAAATAACGACAGTTACTGGCATTAAATGCtgcaaagaaataaacagtTCCTTGATTTTCTTCATGattgttatattaattaaaaaaaaccaaaaaaaggtgaaaaatgaCAATGATAAGAAAAATACGAGAAATTATCTTTGCATTTTCAGAAAGTTAAGAATATATGAAGAAAAACGTATTAGTCAGTTATTTCTgaagtgaaaaacatttttacattaataaaaaaatatataattttttacataaaatgtataaatacatatatttaatcagCTATAAACTGAAATTGCAGTGTCTGCATATAATCTCCACAAATGACATCAGATATATTATTAGTTTGATgtgcatgtattttaataagCTTTTTCGCATAACAGCTGTTGAGAAATGTGCCCAAAACGTACTTCATTTTCTTGACGCAAAGCATAATTCCTGGAGTAAAAGGTAATAAGTGACAGTCATTTCCTGAGATTCACCCGGATCTTTTCATTGACGTACTGAAGTGCTTTAATACGTTTGATGCGACGCTGCTGAGTGCGAGAAGCGAGAAACGTTTTCCCTTCATCCACGTGTTTCCCAAAAGACGGCCCAGGCGAGGGCCCAACCAATGCTGAGAGCGAGTAATAATCTGAATGCTGCATCCGAGCGTTCACGCAGATACCAAACCTTTCTTACGCTGACAGACTGTGACTGCATCCGTGATCCCGGCGCTTTCTGGCAGGACTTTCGAGAAGCACCGGGGGTTCTTGACACTCGCACTAGCGCTCTGTTTACATTAGCACCCGGTCGCTGCCTGAACGGACTCATCTCCGCCATCTTGGCTCAAACCtggccctttttttttctcgggCCTCGGCTGCACTCCACGGTTTCCTGACGCTGAGGATGATCGTGCCGgactgtgattggttgattgagTTTTGTTTGATCTTAAGTGGTTTCTTTGAGACATTCTTTGAGGTCTGGTGACCAGACGTGATGTGATTGGACGCTATTCTACTTCCTGTCTTGCCGGCTGAAGAGTTTACCAGGccagtttaaaaaagaaaaaaaagactttattgaGGCACATTTGTACTGGCTTTAACCTGCGTAGAGTATTAAAATCTTAAGataagcttatatatatatatatatatatatatatatatatatatatatatatatatatatatatatatatatatatatatatatatatatatatatatatatatatatatatattattttctggAATGTTTATTGAAGTTAAAACCAAACTTGAACGAGAAAACCATCAAGTTTCTGACAAATCAAACGTTGTCGCAATAGCTGCACCCGCCTCGGTCAGTGTTGGCATTAACCGGCGTGAATCCCCGGGGTCtggtacacaaacacacgccaGACTTTTCATTTGAATACTTGAAGTGCAATCTTGGTTGTGTTTGGATATTTCGGGATGATTTTTGCTGACCTCGAAGCGAAGACTGAGGAATGTGGGACTCTCAGAGAGCGTCAGGGGGTGAGGTTTCCAGTATTGAATGTAACTTACtttctttgtctgtttgttttttcgtttttcttttttttttttttttttttttttagagcaagAAGATTCAGTGTTGCACCGAACTTGCACATACAgagttttaaaagaataatgaaTCGCTATCTTGCAATAGAAAAGCCTAAACtgtggttatttatttttttgaatgcgtaatccttaaatatttaaagagttATAAGTacagagaaaaatatatttacagctTGTGCTGATGAGTGAGATGGgatgagtgcgtgtgtgtgtgtgtgtgtgtgtgtgtgtgagagtgagagacatATCTGTTTTTGCATGATCATATATGAGCACCATGTGcatgtttgtgagtgtgtgtgagtgtgtgtgagtgtgtgtgagtgtgtgtgtgtgtgtgtgtgtgtgagtgtgtgtgtgtgtgtgtgtgtgtgtgtgtgtgtgtgtgtgtgtgtgtgtgtgtgtgtgtgtgtgtgtgtgtgtgtgtgtgtgtgtgtgtgtgtgtgtgtgtgtgtgtgtgtgtgtgtgtgtgtgtgtgtgtgtgtgtgtgtgtgtgtgtgtgtgtgtgtgtgtgtgtgtgtgtgtgtgtgtgtgtgtgtgtgtgtgtgtgtgtgtgtgtgtgtgtgtgtgagtgtgtgtgagtgtgtgtgagtgtgtgtgagtgtgtgtgagtgtgtgtgagtgtgtgtgtgtgtgatacatCTCACTCTTTTATAGGATGAATCTCACAGGAACATGTCCAGGTCACACTTCACCCTAAAactagaagaagaaaaaaataattatatttgcaataaaaagccattttgaatatatatatatatatatatatatatatatatatatatatatatatatatatatatatatatatatatatatatatatatatatatatatacagttgtgAAGAAatattgtcatgaaaataatgccTAAACGAGAAATTAAGTTTCTTCATGCATAATATCATTTCTTAGTTTTTCTGTAGGATTTGtggtgaaaagaaaataaataataaaaattaaatatttaataaaaaacatttttatgtgattttttcttggcaatctaaaataaaatcttacaatTGCAGAAGTCGTAGTCAGAGATATTTTCCGAGTGtataaaatgatgtaaaatacaatatatgtaaatttgtagaaaataaaatgttacaatgtttaaatatgtatatttaatcagctatacattaatataaattatataaaaacaatgacactatatatatatatatatatatatatatatatatatatatatatatatatatatatatatatatatatatatatataaaattcacaaatgtgagaaataaataaataaaaaaatccccttttttcctttcttttggtTTTGGGGTGGAAATGTTTTGTGGTCTTGACAGGTTTGATGAGATTcactttaaaaccatttttagtttacagttcACATCTGACTTTAGCAGAAGGTCATAGAGCAAACAAAGAAATACTGAAAACCGCGTAGTCTTCTTACTTTTCAGGTGTTGTTGTGGTTGGACGGAGAGCAGGTGGATGTTATTTCAGGGGAGAGAAGCTCCTTGCAGTGTACTATATGCCTTGTCATTTACAAGATATGTATATAGTTTCTTTTGCTTCTGTACAAAAGctcattattttgtattagttttattttctatgaGGACTGTATATAAATCGTGTACATATGCCTGCAAATGTagacaaactgaaaaacactgtATTGAATGCACCTTTAAAGAATTTAAACCAAATATAACGCTCTACCATCTTTTTGGGGGGTTCTTCACACTTGTATAtgtctttaaaggaacagttcaccatATAAATGAAAggtctgtcatcatttcctctCCCTCATGTATGAGtatctttgttctgccgaacacgaggaggatattttgaagaaacttTTGGGTCACTATCgactcccatagtattttttttcctactatggaagtcaatggtgaccaaaacaggcCCGGTTTACAAACTTCCTTCGAAATGTATTCTTTTGTGTTTgccaacaaatatatattcatgcaGGTTTGAACTACCTGAGGCTGAATAAATGGTGACggacttttcttttttaggtgACCTGTTGCtttaagtgtctttttttaGTACAACCTGCTGC from Puntigrus tetrazona isolate hp1 unplaced genomic scaffold, ASM1883169v1 S000000746, whole genome shotgun sequence encodes the following:
- the LOC122335265 gene encoding solute carrier family 45 member 4, which encodes MPTTMAPQNTEADAVQVQAAVVTPVEKRAGGGGANGAGGAGGRDLESQEESVSEGSIDRIPLRQWIMHGAVMFGREFCYAMETALVTPVLLQIGLPEQYYSLTWFLSPILGLIFTPLIGSASDRCTLRWGRRRPFILALCVGVLLGVALFLNGSLIGLAIGDVPNNQPIGIVMTVLGVVVLDFCADATEGPIRAYLLDVADTEEQDMALNIHAFSAGLGGAVGYALGGLDWTHTFLGRTFKSQEQILFLFAAVLFTVSVGLHLFSIEEQQFSPQQDRLDEEAETNSSVKTASHQPQLEMIHEDEPYEHYDLYADRRSERDLDMDFLDVDIVRSKSDSVLAMADATLDHHDMLFLREIEPSIFQDRISSYHGSPPRRSSSVESQEFLRGKFSRLSVFLQHAERDGEEALLNSQLNQSKSPNGHAMDLNGHGPPGIKPSSTNASMRRRRHTFYRQSSCTFSYYGRVGSHRYRYRRANAAFLIKPSRSMNDIYEMEKRQKQRSAQRTRHQSGNTNSSGDTESEEGEAETTVRLLWMSMLKMPKELFRLCVCHLVTWFSIIAEAVFYTDFMGQVIYEGDPTAPLNSTALHNYHRGVQMGCWGLVIYAATAAICSAVLQKYLDNFDLSIKVIYILGTLGFAIGTAVMAIFPNVYVSMVMISSMGIISMSISYCPYALLGQYHDNKEYVHHSPGNSKRGFGIDCAILSCQVYISQILVASALGAVVDAVGSVRVIPMVASGGSFLGFLSACFLVIYPGSGGEAEQTRALTGPDNNGVAEKPSFLKLTRKGAATTTCKVECESTL